The Ciona intestinalis chromosome 9, KH, whole genome shotgun sequence genome contains the following window.
TTACTAGGTTTTCTTACTTTTAGTAGGAGATATAAGTATTATACTTTTAGTTTAATTGCTAGATCCCACCCCCTCCCCTTGCATGTTGCATGTATTTGTTGAAATAATGTCTAAGTGATGAAACTGTAACTTGCCAGTTCTGCTTCTGAAATTTATTGATGCTACAAGTTACATAATACTGACAGACATTTTACCAACAATAGTGCTTAATGTCCATGTAACCTAATGTTCTATTGCACATGGATAATAATGCAAACATATTACTTTACATTTGGCTTAACCAATATGATGGGTTCAAGTTCCATGAAATGCTTAAAATCATCTGTCTAAATTTAATGACTTCACGGACAAACTTTCTATTGGCCAATTCCAGTTTCATTAAAAGTAATTTCCGTAACAGAATGCAGTGAGTGCAGTTCACCAGATGATGGCAAACCGTGACCAACAGATTGCTCAGCAGAAGATGGAGAGAGATGGAGGCGGCGGTGGTGGACAAGGGGGCATGGATGTAAATAAAACCGTACAGGCTTAATTAGAACTctataaaactaaactatgATGTTTTCCTGTGGTTAAGATGGTTTTCCAGCCTGTGAAGAGAACTTACTATACCGACTGAGTTTTTATTGCTACATATCTATTCTGTTTAAGTTTAATGGATTTAGTTTCATCATTTCCCTTTATACAGCCCAATATGTTTGGAGATGATGTGAACAAAACCATCATCCCAGTTCCCAAAGCTGCCGTTGGAGTAGTGATTGGGAAAGGCGGGGACATGATCAACCAAATCCAAAACGTCACTGGAACCAGAGTTCAGTTCAAACCAGGTCAATAACTTAATTCTGCGAGGTTTTGGACTGTTATAATGAAGCCACATGATGTGTAACAAAACATAGCAACAGCATTGATGACCACAAGTCTATCACCCATATAACTGATGGCGCATTTTCCTAATCCATTTGTTTTGAACTCCTAGTtaattatttgtaaacaaagttattttctCACAGAGGATCCTACTTTACCTGAACGTATGTGCAGCGTGATGGGACCAAAGGAAGGAGTAGATGCTGCTATTAGAAGGATCCATGAGATTATACAGAACGTACAAGAACGTGATGGTaaataataatgaatatatttGTGTAGCTATCATGATGAAACTGTAACATGCCAGTTCTGCTTCTGACTTCACTGATGCAGCAAGttacaaatattctgatttaCGATTTACCCAAATCCTCACCCATGTATAAATGATGTTCATAGCCACTGAACCCTTTAAATACACCTCATACTTCTATAGCAGGTAACAGAGGAGGCAGTGGTGGTGGAGGAGGTGGCAGTGGGGGAGGTCATCCTGGTGGAATGGGAGGATTTGGCCAGTGGGAAGGACCAAACATGGGTCGGGGTGGTAGAGGCATGGGAATGGCATCTGAGGAACACTTGGTGCCTGCTAATAAAACTGGACTGGTAATTGGAAAAGGTAAGAACTCCAtcttttcctgtttttttcgaaatttcgttgctttgttttttttctcattttttaatgttttttttacaatgctTTTTTTCCAGGTGGAGACACCATTAAACAAATCAACATGCAGTCTGGTGCACATGCTGAGATACAGAGAAATCCTCCACCTGGTTCAGATCTCAATTACAAAACTTTCATCATCAAAGGTGAGTCTTAACCTTACCCATATCATTACCAATAATAACACACAGGCATATGTTACATTAAGGCTGCATTGTAAGACATGTCACCCCAACTTTTGAAACCTGGGTGACCTGTTTTAGCGCTtcagttttaaatcaaaacaccTTTACTCTGTTgtctttataaattattagGGCCAATGTATTCTCCATATTCGATGAAGCTccctatgttttaaaataccaagTGGGAACtgcattttagcaatgtcaccccagatgtAATCgaaaattgaaacaaacttCTCCACCCAGGCACTCctgaacaaattaaaatggCGCGCCAGTTGATCCAGGAGAAAGTTGACGCTGGTCCAGGTGGTTCGAGCAATGGACAGATGCACGGTGGACACATGGGAGGCCAACCACCTATGAGTAACTTTGGTCCACCACCACACCAGGTAAATGCTGACTTCTTGTTTTTCATGAAATTCACCACTTACACTTATCACTAACATATTTCCGCAGGAAACTAAACCTACATGGCAATTTGCTCATTTTTTAGGGCAGTTTCATAttaattatgtatttttttaaaaacacctCAATTATGTGCGGTGTCTGTTTCATTTAACACCTTTTTCTCTTTTGTTGTAAATAACTTTGCAACAATAACATAGCCACATtttcatattaatttattcaagtttttaaCTAAAGATCCTCTTACAGCAGGGAGGGTATGGTGGTCTCCCACCAGCAGCAGGATATGGACATCCAAGCCATAACCCATTGCAGGGGCCACCTCAGGCTCCCCAAGCACCACAGTCATACCAGCAACCATGGGGTAATCAATTTCAGCAATGGAATTCACCAACTGTGTCCGCTCCACAGCAAAACGGTGCTGATCCAAGTAAGTAAATGGTCACtttagtaaattttaaaagttagctATGATGATATCCTGTGGTTAAGATGGTTTTTCCAGCCAATGAAGACAATTTCTTAATTTACTGAGCtaactatattattttatacaaaaatccTATCAGAAGCTGGATATTAAAATAACCCTTTATTTCAGCGAAACCTGTGGCTGATTCTAGCAATGCTGCAGCTTGGCAGACGTACCTTCAAATGTATGGAGCACAAGCACAAGCATACCAACAACCTGCTGCTGCTGCTGCAGGTAAATGACATTCATTTGCATCACAATGTTAATAACTTAACCAATGATGAAACCGTAACTTGCCAGTTCTGCTTCTGAACACATTGATGTTACACGTTACAAATTTCTGACACTGTTGTTATAGTTCTTGTGCTTTCAGCAAATTCTTGTCACATATAATAACACTCAATAATCCACAGTTTCCGCTGCACCTGCTTCACAACCAGATTATTCCAAACAATGGGATGAATACTTGAAACAGAATGGTAAGCACTAATTATATCTGTTGTTTCTGTGTATTATAAGCGTGGAAGGATCTTCTAGCCATTGTTACTTTTTCTGCTGCGCAAACTGTGTCCTGCAACAGTGTCTCTGTCTTTAGCACAGTGGATACAAGTTGCAAGGCTTGACACTGCTATCGCTGTcggcatatgtgtctttggcaAATCACTTAACATCAAATTAGATGATGTCGTATTGATGACAAACGAAACAGCATTTAACATCACCAAACAAACATTTTCCAGTAGATATGTTTCACATTTGTAATGTCTACAGTTCACTTCGTATAAAGTGAAAGTGTCTACACACATCTTATCAATTGCATATTTCAGCTGCGGCAGTTGCAGAACAACGTCAACAACTTACTTTGGCCGCTCCAGCCGCTGCTGCTGCCATTCAACAACAACAGGTAGCTGCTCCAGCTGCTGCTGCACCGGCTGCCTCTGCTGCTGTTCAACCAGCTACCACTCAGGTAAATTACCCCTCGTATGTGGCatgtatttgttaaaataatgtcTAAGTGATGAAACTGTAACTTGCCAGTTCTGCTTCTGAATTTTCTTGATGCTACAAGTTACTTAATACTGACAGACTTCCATTTACACTAATCCCTATTTACCATTAACCCaccaaatacaaaatatcaGCTCTGATTTTTCTTAACAGGCGGCTGACTATTCTGCAGCATGGGCCGAGTATTACAGACAATACTACGCCATGCACGGACAAGCAGGTTATGCGGCTGCTGCTGCCGCTGCTGGACAAGCCCCAGCCCCAACGTAAACATTTCCAGTATCACTGATCACCATTGTAAATATCCAAGGTAAGAGATTATACCAGCTGTCATTATTTTATTGGGAAAAGTTTCATTTCGTTTTCAATCCCTACATGCTTGTACTCTCAGTCAGTTTGATATTCGTAACGAGTCAATGAATTGTTGCCAGTGCATTCTGCTTTGTAACTATTTCTGTATTTGGAGTTTATGACAGATGTTGATATTAAGTGTCCGAAATACATGATTTATTCAATGTTTAAGTGTATATACattgatatttatattgtttatttaacaattcaTAAAGTGCCTATAAATtggtgtaaatattgtttatttaacaacaagTGTCTGTAAATTGGTATTTAAATGCaatgtaaagttatataatCTTTTACAAGTATTCGTATTTATCAAACCATTCACCGAATAATTTTCATTGGTAATATTTATCTGCCTTATCAACTCGTATGCCCTAAGTATGTCTCTGTTCTCACCcatttatataacatgtagTATTGTAAgtgtaatgtatattatactggtttaaaaaaggtgttggttgttttacaaagtgggtacagcaaaaacttttatctgttatagtaatatatattatataataatgtaaatCACCAAAAAAGTAACACTTTGTATAATAAGCATCATGTTGAATGTaagttgtaaatatattaatatactgCCTCTGTTGATTTGTAATAATTTGTTAACAGTAATGATGTTGTAATTCTCATTTAATGATATCCCGATGATTAATTAACGTTCATGTACAATTAGTACAAAGTATCTTGTGTAGTGTTTTGATTTCAAATTGTCAGCGATAAACTTGTTATTTCGCGCAATTCAAATCTTCTTTTACTCTGGTGGAAACTTAAACATTTGCTGGATTTGTATATTGTGTTCCTGTTTACCGATGTGTCAATCTTACTTCGTCGTTGCTTCTATGTTGAACAATGTTGTGTCGCGTTTAAACTTGATCTAACTTGTCTTTTTGTATGCCCAGATGCAGGCCCAGAAGATCCCTCCTATGTACATAGTCTCTACTTTTGCACATAACTTCTTCCCGTCCGATGCTTTTTCACATCCCTTGTAGAGCAGCAATGTTTTACCCCCACACGGTGGCGTGCCAACCCAACCATCTCATACTCCTTGCAGCACAATCGTGCCAAACCATAGCAATCCCTAGGTGGTTGCATTCTCCATTTCAGAGCACCCGTGCCCGGTGCATAAGCCGCTAGCTTTGGCAAAGACAATAGACATTAATTTGCATGCTTTGCGCAATCTTAAGCGCAACCATGGGTTCCGCATCTTATGTGTGGAGGGTTCAGCCCAAACCTTGCCATACAAAGTTGATGGTCCCTTACGATGTTACTAGCAACAAACTTTTTATAGTTGTTGACCACTGCACACCTAGGGTTGTTGATATGTTAGCAATAACACAGAGTGCACAACAAACATACGCAAATTATCTTAAGTTCACACCATGTACATTGATGCAAGTAACAGATATCCATTGTAcagttgtttgtgtttttcgGAATATGTGTGTACGTGTGTTTTGAGTGTTAAAGTATTGTCATCGCCTTGAAATCGGTTAAGAGTATTTTACCCCTAGGTGCAAAAGTAGATTGCGTTTATGTGCGTCGCCCTCTCTGCGAAAACCACTGTCAAATCGAATCTCATTTCAGCGGCTTTAGTTCACATTTTAAACTCGTCGTCGTCGTAGCGTTAACTTCATTCAAATCGAccaattaaattttttctttcataACGATGCTTTTTATTGCTATATCCTCATTCAGTTTATCGCAACCGTTTCATTGCAATTCTACCCGATGCTTTACTTCGCCCATGTTTTTAGCAGCAGATGCACTTGAGCAACTAATTGTAATACGAACCCTTGAAGCGATTTCTTGTCAATGTTTTTTGAAGGTGTGAGACAAAAATGTTAAGTATTTTGTATGAACTGCGCTGCTACTTCTGAATAATTAAACGCACATATTTTATCATGTTGAACCCACACGTTTTTGCTTATGGTTTTGAGAGCGACGTACCTGTAACATACATTCGAAAATGTCTTGTGTTTAtctgtaatgtatatattacatatttacttttatcatAAATCTAACctaaatcaatatttttgaTTTCTAACAATATTTTCAGTTAGTGGTATGCCCTAAACTTGCTTATAACGACATGTCTTATTGTGTGTGCCTTGTGTGCTTTGTCCTTGTTTGCATTAGATCTGATGATATCGTCTACAACTGAAGTTACATCCCCATAACTTTGTGGTGCGCCCAGCATTGGGCTTTGTACATATTGTGGTGAACTTTCATTCCTTCAACTCGGCAGGTATCCTGTCAACACTTCGTAAAACTAACTCGcttaatttctaatttaaaatgttaatattaagTTACTTGCACCTGTGTTAACCACCTGTTGCCCCAACCCTTCTGCGTAATCACACATCGGCAGTTCACATCCAGCTCAAACCGGTTCTCCCAATTAgagaattcaaaaaaatttaaaaggctCTTGCTGGCAGTCTTATATGATCCAGTGCTTCTACCTTTGCGTGCGTTTTACAAGTTAGCATCGCCGCCGCGTTTTTATTTTGACCttccttttttattaactGACAAACATTCATCACGTAGTTTcgatattttttaacaaattgtcGATTACCCGCATTTTGTAGTTGCATTAAGTTATCGGTGTTTCAGTTCATAGCGCCAATTTTCAATCATCGTAAACTGTGTTCAGTTGTGTCGCAAAGTTATGCAAGCGAGTCACCTCCAAACGTTAATTTGTCGTAAACTTTTCTACCCGCCATGAATAATTCATTGATGATCCTTGTTGTGTTTCTTAAACTTCCGTTTTACTTAGCGCCTAATGTACACATGATTGACGCggattaagttttttttcttttctttggtGGTCTTGTATTATCAGCAATGTGCCCTGTTTTTGCGcgtgtgttttgttaaattgatTCGAATTTGACGTTCGCCGCAGTTTTAACACGCATATCACTGTGACCGCTTCTGAAATTGATCCACCTTTAACTTTTTCGCTCGGTAATGTTGCTGTTATTCCGCCGGTTTTAGCCATTCGTTCTCACCGTTAAACGTGCGCAACTGTAATTTATTCCTCCAATGTCACTTTAAACTAACGTCGCGATGTATTGTGCAACTGCCAGCGCCAGCCTTCACATGGAACCGGTTTGAGCTGGTGTAAACTGCTGCCACGTTTTACAATTCACTTCAGCTTAGTGTTGTATTAGCCATTCTCAACTGTACTCATAGT
Protein-coding sequences here:
- the fuse gene encoding far upstream element-binding protein isoform X1; this translates as MAAVTANASGDAQIDNISAGVDTTNAQLTEAKDNHSTNSPGPMGDAPNKRPLEDGEEPGPKKLATPQTSAANSEQIEFDNLGMQQNPDIMSDTIRLPDDLVGLIIGRGGENIMRMQRETGCRIQITQSIPGTKERPCTLSGTQEQIEVCRNMLNEIISRSQAGTLGSNFNLSQGGLGGMGDGGMEKSIEIAVPPDKCGLIIGKGGETIKMLQQSLGVKMLLIQDSTDNIGQSKPLRITGPQLNVDNAVSAVHQMMANRDQQIAQQKMERDGGGGGGQGGMDPNMFGDDVNKTIIPVPKAAVGVVIGKGGDMINQIQNVTGTRVQFKPEDPTLPERMCSVMGPKEGVDAAIRRIHEIIQNVQERDAGNRGGSGGGGGGSGGGHPGGMGGFGQWEGPNMGRGGRGMGMASEEHLVPANKTGLVIGKGGDTIKQINMQSGAHAEIQRNPPPGSDLNYKTFIIKGTPEQIKMARQLIQEKVDAGPGGSSNGQMHGGHMGGQPPMSNFGPPPHQQGGYGGLPPAAGYGHPSHNPLQGPPQAPQAPQSYQQPWGNQFQQWNSPTVSAPQQNGADPTKPVADSSNAAAWQTYLQMYGAQAQAYQQPAAAAAVSAAPASQPDYSKQWDEYLKQNAAAVAEQRQQLTLAAPAAAAAIQQQQVAAPAAAAPAASAAVQPATTQAADYSAAWAEYYRQYYAMHGQAGYAAAAAAAGQAPAPT
- the fuse gene encoding far upstream element-binding protein isoform X3, coding for MGDAPNKRPLEDGEEPGPKKLATPQTSAANSEQIEFDNLGMQQNPDIMSDTIRLPDDLVGLIIGRGGENIMRMQRETGCRIQITQSIPGTKERPCTLSGTQEQIEVCRNMLNEIISRSQAGTLGSNFNLSQGGLGGMGDGGMEKSIEIAVPPDKCGLIIGKGGETIKMLQQSLGVKMLLIQDSTDNIGQSKPLRITGPQLNVDNAVSAVHQMMANRDQQIAQQKMERDGGGGGGQGGMDPNMFGDDVNKTIIPVPKAAVGVVIGKGGDMINQIQNVTGTRVQFKPEDPTLPERMCSVMGPKEGVDAAIRRIHEIIQNVQERDAGNRGGSGGGGGGSGGGHPGGMGGFGQWEGPNMGRGGRGMGMASEEHLVPANKTGLVIGKGGDTIKQINMQSGAHAEIQRNPPPGSDLNYKTFIIKGTPEQIKMARQLIQEKVDAGPGGSSNGQMHGGHMGGQPPMSNFGPPPHQQGGYGGLPPAAGYGHPSHNPLQGPPQAPQAPQSYQQPWGNQFQQWNSPTVSAPQQNGADPTKPVADSSNAAAWQTYLQMYGAQAQAYQQPAAAAAVSAAPASQPDYSKQWDEYLKQNAAAVAEQRQQLTLAAPAAAAAIQQQQVAAPAAAAPAASAAVQPATTQAADYSAAWAEYYRQYYAMHGQAGYAAAAAAAGQAPAPT
- the fuse gene encoding far upstream element-binding protein isoform X2, producing MAAVTANASGDAQIDNISAGVDTTNAQLTEAKDNHSTNSPGPMGDAPNKRPLEDGEPGPKKLATPQTSAANSEQIEFDNLGMQQNPDIMSDTIRLPDDLVGLIIGRGGENIMRMQRETGCRIQITQSIPGTKERPCTLSGTQEQIEVCRNMLNEIISRSQAGTLGSNFNLSQGGLGGMGDGGMEKSIEIAVPPDKCGLIIGKGGETIKMLQQSLGVKMLLIQDSTDNIGQSKPLRITGPQLNVDNAVSAVHQMMANRDQQIAQQKMERDGGGGGGQGGMDPNMFGDDVNKTIIPVPKAAVGVVIGKGGDMINQIQNVTGTRVQFKPEDPTLPERMCSVMGPKEGVDAAIRRIHEIIQNVQERDAGNRGGSGGGGGGSGGGHPGGMGGFGQWEGPNMGRGGRGMGMASEEHLVPANKTGLVIGKGGDTIKQINMQSGAHAEIQRNPPPGSDLNYKTFIIKGTPEQIKMARQLIQEKVDAGPGGSSNGQMHGGHMGGQPPMSNFGPPPHQQGGYGGLPPAAGYGHPSHNPLQGPPQAPQAPQSYQQPWGNQFQQWNSPTVSAPQQNGADPTKPVADSSNAAAWQTYLQMYGAQAQAYQQPAAAAAVSAAPASQPDYSKQWDEYLKQNAAAVAEQRQQLTLAAPAAAAAIQQQQVAAPAAAAPAASAAVQPATTQAADYSAAWAEYYRQYYAMHGQAGYAAAAAAAGQAPAPT